In Halichondria panicea chromosome 17, odHalPani1.1, whole genome shotgun sequence, a single window of DNA contains:
- the LOC135351026 gene encoding E3 ubiquitin-protein ligase ZNF598-like: MAAVSPKICDLCCHESTCWAVGECDHPTCIRCTAKLRTLCDQRDCSVCRLKLDRVFVCREVKPFSQLSRSRSGFLGDRKHGILFENHKLYQVYEALRQNSCDKCAPEEEKMFQTFKQLRDHMNRFHDLHYCEICVDNLKLFPREFRSYTRSMLTKHRRLGDTDDTSYKGHPLCKFCDNRYLDNDVLHTHLRTDHLWCHICESNGRQDYYKSYPMLRKHFKEEHFLCEEGSCREEKLTSVFRSQIDIQAHRASIHIHGLSKAEVKQMKQLELGFSYGSGGDVGRGRGAPYFNQRSGRTAQRREQEELEVATALSAPTQRAEKPTKPSPSLPRKSPDEETKPPPGFSRSRVVPTPQPEVIRKSQQTFETTAFNPYSDTAESVSKSKPELTKPPGFENITVLTKPEKKRNDWPEIAAGGEIAKQEDTRLVAQSELTGLHNFGAWARSEKPEQKQPKKNCKPKKEKIVPAYTAESFPSLSEPREKMGGDKIPLSRKQVETKIVEKIRAVLDKTKFTQFKTLSGWYRNDQISAIEYMNQCSNLFGPKWEEIGPNVAAVFPEEEKQIELSRYFSRPSLSAPVRKGKSKKKAKVSTTSVWSSGGRPLTQGVLSDSDYPSLETASTVQGSKVITGTAAWNMVVRST, translated from the exons ATGGCTGCCGTGTCCCCCAAAATCTGTGACCTTTGTTGCCACGAGTCGACCTGTTGGGCTGTGGGCGAGTGTGACCACCCCACCTGTATCCGCTGTACTGCCAAGCTAAGGACCCTCTGTGACCAGAGGGACTGCTCTGTCTGTAGACTAAAGCTGGACCGG GTATTTGTGTGTCGTGAGGTAAAGCCATTCTCTCAGCTGTCTCGTTCTCGTTCGGGTTTCCTTGGTGATAGGAAGCATGGGATATTATTCGAGAACCATAAGCTATATCAAGTGTACGAAGCTCTACGGCAAAATTCGTGTGACAAGTGTGCCCCGGAAGAGGAGAAAATGTTTCAAACTTTTAAACAGTTACGAGACCATATGAACCGTTTCCATGATTTACACTATTGTGAGATCTGTGTGGATAATTTGAAACTTTTCCCTCGCGAGTTTCGATCGTATACTCGTTCGATGCTCACCAAACATCGTCGTCTTGGAGATACCGACGACACATCTTATAAGGGACACCCCCTCTGTAAATTCTGTGACAACCGTTACCTAGACAACGATGTACTTCATACACACTTGCGTACGGACCATTTGTGGTGTCACATCTGTGAAAGCAATGGCAGACAAGACTACTACAAGAGTTACCCGATGCTACGAAAGCATTTCAAAGAAGAACACTTTTTATGCGAAGAGGGGTCGTGTAGAGAAGAGAAACTAACGTCTGTGTTTCGATCCCAGATAGACATTCAAGCGCATCGTGCATCCATTCATATCCACGGGCTCTCCAAGGCAGAGGTGAAGCAGATGAAACAGTTGGAGCTTGGATTTAGCTATGGTAGTGGTGGTGATGTTGGTAGGGGCAGGGGTGCCCCTTACTTCAATCAGAGGAGTGGCAGAACAGCACAGAGGAG AGAGCAAGAAGAGCTGGAGGTAGCCACTGCTTTGTCGGCCCCCACACAACGAGCAGAGAAACCCACTAAACCGTCCCCATCTCTCCCCAGGAAGTCTCCTGATGAAGAAACTAAACCTCCCCCTGGGTTCTCAAGATCAAGAGTGGTTCCAACCCCTCAGCCTGAAGTGATACGCAAATCTCAACAAACGTTTGAAACTACTGCATTCAATCCTTACTCTGATACTGCCGAATCCGTCTCAAAATCAAAACCTGAACTCACTAAACCTCCTGGATTTGAAAATATTACTGTCCTGACAAAGCcagaaaagaaaagaaacGATTGGCCAGAAATTGCTGCTGGAGGGGAAATTGCGAAACAAGAAGACACTCGATTAGTTGCCCAGAGCGAATTAACTGGCTTACATAATTTTGGAGCGTGGGCAAGAAGTGAAAAACCTGAACAAAAACAACCCAAGAAAAATTGCAAACCCAAGAAAGAAAAGATTGTCCCTGCATATACTGCTGAATCTTTTCCCTCATTATCTGAGCCTCGTGAGAAAATGGGTGGCGATAAAATTCCATTGTCAAGGAAACAAGTGGAGACAAAAATTGTTGAAAAAATTCGAGCTGTTCTAGACAAGACAAAATTCACACAATTTAAAACACTATCAGGTTGGTATAGAAACGATCAGATATCTGCTATTGAGTACATGAACCAATGTTCTAATCTATTCGGCCCAAAATGGGAGGAAATTGGTCCAAACGTAGCAGCTGTATTCCCTGAAGAAGAAAAACAAATTGAACTATCGAGATATTTTTCTCGACCATCTCTTTCTGCTCCTGTTAGGAAGGGCAAGTCAAAGAAGAAAGCTAAAGTTAGTACTACTAGTGTGTGGAGCTCGGGAGGCCGACCATTGACACAGGGTGTACTGAGTGATTCTGACTACCCAAGTTTGGAAACAGCTAGCACTGTACAAGGGAGCAAGGTGATCACTGGAACTGCAGCTTGGAACATGGTTGTACGTAGTACGTAG
- the LOC135351028 gene encoding tRNA (guanine(26)-N(2))-dimethyltransferase-like, producing the protein MALWLRSIATKIRALQYSPSLFRPTEKHISTLLKHRQRSKLTRMSTSTANQGAIDQGTISDPVKATSDIKDDSIEMQGVCVEGESLPEVVEVCEGRAKILFPSHNEVFYNPVQEFNRDLSIAVIKHYAEHRTLTKRKKEVSTSSHISPKQQQQGDKAPSKPSLRILEALAASGLRSIRYAMEIPQLESVVANDFSKDAYTSMCKNVEYNSVGEKVLPSWREASMLMYEHREPHSKRFDVIDLDPYGSPSQFLDSAIQAVRDGGLLCVTCTDMSVLCGTNSESCHSKYGSVSLKTKYCHEMALRIVLSSLESHANRYRRYIVPLLSCSIDFYVRLFITVYTSPQEVKRSLSKLAMVYHCTGCESFHLQPMGKRVENGRSRKYPPGSGPPVDKKCDQCGYGFKLGGPIWAEPIHDPVFVGGLLGEVNAAPQGMYKTVERIKGFLTVVSEELHDVPLHYVLNGVCSTLHTSTPKMAAMRSALMNQGYRVSITHTDANTIKTDAPHHVLWDILRCWVKQNPVKTPSPTSPCAAILSKEPKIEASFEIRKDANPPSKLLKLSRFPSNPESNWGPKARAKRKKDNPEEDLPTKRLRLQGKRAKKLDNDTVDS; encoded by the exons ATGGCTTTATGGCTTAGATCAATTGCTACCAAGATCAGAGCTCTACAGTACAGTCCATCACTATTCAGACCAACAGAAAAACATATCAGCACTCTATTAAAGCACAGACAGCGCTCAAAATTGACTAGAATGAGCACATCAACAGCAAACCAAGGAGCCATTGATCAAGGCACTATTAGTGACCCAGTCAAGGCTACTAGTGATATTAAGGATGATAGTATTGAGATGcagggagtgtgtgtggagggagagtCACTACCTGAGGTagtggaggtgtgtgaggGCCGGGCCAAGATTCTGTTCCCCAGTCACAACGAAGTGTTCTACAATCCTGTGCAGGAGTTCAACAGAGATCTGAG TATTGCTGTTATAAAACACTACGCTGAGCACCGAACACTGACCAAGAGAAAGAAAGAAGTAAGCACCA GCTCTCATATCAGTCCTAAGCAACAACAACAAGGAGACAAAGCACCATCCAAG CCTAGTCTGCGTATCCTGGAGGCACTAGCAGCGTCTGGTCTGAGATCCATTCGTTATGCCATGGAGATACCCCAGCTAGAGAGTGTGGTAGCCAACGACTTCAGTAAAGATGCCTACACGTCTATGTGCAAGAATGTGGAGTATAACTCAGTGGGAGAGAAGGTACTGCCCAGCTGGAGGGAGGCAAG TATGCTCATGTACGAACATAGAGAGCCCCACTCAAAGAGGTTTGATGTGATAGACCTTGACCCCTACGGTTCCCCTTCTCAGTTCCTGGACTCTGCCATCCAGGCAGTGAGAGACGGAG GGCTTCTGTGTGTAACGTGTACTGACATGAGTGTGCTGTGTGGCACAAACAGTGAGAGCTGCCACTCCAAGTATGGCTCAGTCTCTCTCAAGACTAAGTACTGCCATGAAATG GCTCTGCGTATTGTGCTCTCATCGCTAGAGTCCCATGCCAACCGTTACCGACGCTACATCGTTCCCCTCCTCTCCTGTTCCATAGACTTCTATGTCAGATTGTTCATCACTGTATACACCAGCCCACAagaggtcaaaaggtcactcaG CAAGCTTGCCATGGTGTACCACTGCACTGGGTGTGAGAGCTTCCACCTCCAGCCTATGGGCAAGAGAGTGGAAAATGGACGATC AAGGAAGTACCCCCCAGGTAGTGGACCCCCTGTGGACAAGAAGTGTGATCAGTGCGGGTACGGATTCAAG CTAGGTGGTCCAATATGGGCGGAGCCTATCCATGACCCTGTGTTTGTCGGTGGTCTGTTGGGTGAGGTCAACGCAGCACCTCAGGGCATGTACAAGACTGTGGAGAGAATCAAGGGATTCCTGACAGTCGTGTCtgag GAGCTTCACGATGTTCCCCTCCATTATGTATTGAACGGTGTGTgctccaccctccacaccaGCACACCCAAGATGGCCGCCATGAG ATCTGCCCTCATGAACCAAGGCTATCGAGTATCCATCACCCACACTGATGCCAACACTATCAAGACCGACGCTCCTCATCACGTACTGTGGGATATTCTGAGATGTTGG GTGAAACAGAACCCAGTGAAGACACCCAGTCCTACATCACCCTGTGCAGCCATTCTGAGCAAAGAGCCAAA AATTGAAGCATCATTTGAGATACGAAAGGATGCCAACCCACCGTCTAAACTACTAAAGTTGTCAAGATTTCCCTCAAATCCCGAGTCAAATTGGGGACCTAAGGCCAGGGCCAAGAGAAA GAAGGACAATCCAGAGGAAGACTTGCCCACCAAGAGACTAAGACTGCAAGGCAAGAGAGCTAAGAAACTGGACAATGACACTGTGGACAGTTAG
- the LOC135351199 gene encoding synaptogyrin-1-like, which translates to MSMPGRGEGVNLNIRLRTDATPQQLLKEIAFSPLIYIRLLGILFSVIVFGCVADQVLFTIGGIDSCYYGTYSACSFAIAVGVIGFLLSLAFIAKDVLYIVIDYSENPVMKKVILLVDIVANAFWGFMWFVCFCFTANQLRQTGIPAVQNCANSGVAFSFFSVLAWGAIVGINVFYFLRLLKGGDTKGLPGSGGPSGYASFPEGPGSDEGGEDEHRSQYAPPEY; encoded by the exons ATGTCGATGCCGGGCAGAGGAGAGGGTGTGAACCTCAACATTAGACTGAGGACTGATGCCACACCACAGCAGCTACTCAAAGAGATAGCTTTTTCTCCACTCATCTATATACGTCTACTCGGGATT cTCTTCTCAGTCATTGTGTTTGGCTGTGTTGCTGACCAAGTGTTGTTCACAATAGGTGGCATTGATAGCTGCTACTATGGTACCTACAGTGCGTGCAGCTTTGCCATAGCCGTGGGTGTGATAGGATTCCTTCTGTCTCTGGCCTTCATTGCCAAGGACGTTCTCTATATTGTCATCGACTACTCTGAAAACCCAGTG ATGAAGAAGGTGATTCTACTAGTGGACATTGTAGCCAACGCCTTCTGGGGCTTCATGTGGTTCGTCTGTTTCTGCTTCACTGCAAACCAACTGCGACAAACTGGAATTCCTGCCGTACAAAACTGTGCCAACTCTGGAGTGGCTTTCTCATTCTTCTCAGTTCTGGCCTGG GGAGCCATTGTTGGTATCAACGTGTTCTATTTCCTCCGTCTGCTGAAGGGAGGGGACACTAAAGGGTTGCCCGGCTCAGGGGGTCCATCTGGATATGCCTCATTCCCTGAGGGGCCCGGGAGTGATGAGGGAGGAGAGGATGAACACAGGTCACAGTACGCCCCACCAGAGTATTAG
- the LOC135351202 gene encoding M protein, serotype 6-like isoform X2 — protein sequence MNTRIDSMKSELGRKNDQIDRLMQDREKTHGELENLREKLSLKDREKRLNERDHQRELQEKNDENKSLRDRNKELTDRNQMLEAQVKTLTDEKKRLEEDIRNHTQKVATLEAKLDNMKNDNADIKRELAELKADLATNRHQV from the exons ATGAATACTAGGATTGATTCAATGAAATCTGAACTTGGCCGCAAAAATGACCAAATTGACAGGCTGATGCAAGATCGCGAGAAAACTCATGGCGAACTGGAAAACCTGAGAGAGAAGCTGAGTCTCAAGGACCGGGAGAAACGGTTAAATGAGAGAGATCACCAAAGGGAATTGCAAGAGAAGAATGATGAG AACAAGAGCCTAAGAGATCGCAACAAGGAGCTGACAGATCGCAACCAAATGCTGGAGGCCCAGGTGAAGACTCTAACGGATGAGAAGAAGAGACTAGAAGAGGACATTCGAAACCACACTCAGAAAGTTGCAACTCTAGAAGCTAAACTGGATAACATGAAGAATGATAATGCCGACATCAAACGGGAGCTGGCTGAG TTGAAGGCTGACCTTGCAACTAACAGGCATCAGGTATGA
- the LOC135351202 gene encoding M protein, serotype 6-like isoform X1 → MNTRIDSMKSELGRKNDQIDRLMQDREKTHGELENLREKLSLKDREKRLNERDHQRELQEKNDENKSLRDRNKELTDRNQMLEAQVKTLTDEKKRLEEDIRNHTQKVATLEAKLDNMKNDNADIKRELAEVRPLVLCHVLLHACI, encoded by the exons ATGAATACTAGGATTGATTCAATGAAATCTGAACTTGGCCGCAAAAATGACCAAATTGACAGGCTGATGCAAGATCGCGAGAAAACTCATGGCGAACTGGAAAACCTGAGAGAGAAGCTGAGTCTCAAGGACCGGGAGAAACGGTTAAATGAGAGAGATCACCAAAGGGAATTGCAAGAGAAGAATGATGAG AACAAGAGCCTAAGAGATCGCAACAAGGAGCTGACAGATCGCAACCAAATGCTGGAGGCCCAGGTGAAGACTCTAACGGATGAGAAGAAGAGACTAGAAGAGGACATTCGAAACCACACTCAGAAAGTTGCAACTCTAGAAGCTAAACTGGATAACATGAAGAATGATAATGCCGACATCAAACGGGAGCTGGCTGAGGTGAGACCACTAGTCCTGTGCCATGTgctgctacatgcatgtatatga
- the LOC135351198 gene encoding rho-associated protein kinase 1-like isoform X2, giving the protein MATGGQSSQDVNPELSLASTGQVPIPVQEETEHIPSPLALGNATNTCFVSGRVLHRPAMERDTSDCCEAVRVELKAEFQSFKTEMNTKIDSMKSELSNKSLRIDRLVQDRDRTRGALDNLKVELTQVEREKNLDKREHQMELQEKNEEIKRLRDRNQELETKVKDLTDEKKVLEECIRNHTHEIQTLEARVDNLKNQNAQEINELKATLSTNRHQCNHDPESMAALEERMTHTITQRVALMMSSNLGTGGQCEWCTLSLPLKC; this is encoded by the exons ATGGCAACAGGAGGTCAAAGCTctcag GATGTGAATCCAGAGTTGtctctggccagtactggaCAAGTGCCTATCCCTGTTCAAGAAGAAACTGAACATATCCCCTCCCCCCTGGCCCTCGGGAACGCTACCAACACCTGCTTTGTGTCGGGTCGGGTACTTCATAGACCAGCTATGGAGAGAGATACATCAGACTGCTGTGAA GCTGTCAGGGTTGAACTAAAAGCTGAGTTCCAAAGTTTCAAAACTGAG ATGAACACTAAGATTGATTCAATGAAATCTGAACTTAGCAACAAAAGCCTCCGAATTGACAGGCTGGTACAAGATCGCGATCGAACTCGTGGCGCGCTGGATAATCTGAAAGTGGAGCTGACTCAAGTAGAGCGGGAGAAAAATTTGGATAAGAGAGAGCACCAGATGGAATTGCAAGAGAAGAATGAAGag ATCAAGCGCCTGAGAGATCGCAATCAAGAGCTGGAGACCAAAGTGAAGGATTTAACAGACGAGAAGAAGGTACTAGAAGAGTGCATTCGAAACCACACTCACGAAATTCAAACACTGGAAGCTAGAGTGGATAACTTGAAGAACCAGAATGCTCAGGAGATTAATGAG TTGAAGGCTACCCTTTCAACTAACAGGCATCAG TGTAACCACGATCCTGAGTCGATGGCTGCCCTTGAGGAGAGAATGACGCACACCATTACTCAGAGGGTGGCGCTAATGATGAGCAGTAACTTAGGGACCGGGGGACAGTGTGAGTGGTGTACACT CTCTCTCCCACTCAAGTGTTGA
- the LOC135351198 gene encoding rho-associated protein kinase 1-like isoform X1, producing the protein MATGGQSSQDVNPELSLASTGQVPIPVQEETEHIPSPLALGNATNTCFVSGRVLHRPAMERDTSDCCEAVRVELKAEFQSFKTEMNTKIDSMKSELSNKSLRIDRLVQDRDRTRGALDNLKVELTQVEREKNLDKREHQMELQEKNEEIKRLRDRNQELETKVKDLTDEKKVLEECIRNHTHEIQTLEARVDNLKNQNAQEINELKATLSTNRHQCNHDPESMAALEERMTHTITQRVALMMSSNLGTGGQSLSHSSVDKLMDKSGGSSKSNTPLSSSPANSDHSSKPPTPPPVE; encoded by the exons ATGGCAACAGGAGGTCAAAGCTctcag GATGTGAATCCAGAGTTGtctctggccagtactggaCAAGTGCCTATCCCTGTTCAAGAAGAAACTGAACATATCCCCTCCCCCCTGGCCCTCGGGAACGCTACCAACACCTGCTTTGTGTCGGGTCGGGTACTTCATAGACCAGCTATGGAGAGAGATACATCAGACTGCTGTGAA GCTGTCAGGGTTGAACTAAAAGCTGAGTTCCAAAGTTTCAAAACTGAG ATGAACACTAAGATTGATTCAATGAAATCTGAACTTAGCAACAAAAGCCTCCGAATTGACAGGCTGGTACAAGATCGCGATCGAACTCGTGGCGCGCTGGATAATCTGAAAGTGGAGCTGACTCAAGTAGAGCGGGAGAAAAATTTGGATAAGAGAGAGCACCAGATGGAATTGCAAGAGAAGAATGAAGag ATCAAGCGCCTGAGAGATCGCAATCAAGAGCTGGAGACCAAAGTGAAGGATTTAACAGACGAGAAGAAGGTACTAGAAGAGTGCATTCGAAACCACACTCACGAAATTCAAACACTGGAAGCTAGAGTGGATAACTTGAAGAACCAGAATGCTCAGGAGATTAATGAG TTGAAGGCTACCCTTTCAACTAACAGGCATCAG TGTAACCACGATCCTGAGTCGATGGCTGCCCTTGAGGAGAGAATGACGCACACCATTACTCAGAGGGTGGCGCTAATGATGAGCAGTAACTTAGGGACCGGGGGACAGT CTCTCTCCCACTCAAGTGTTGATAAGCTGATGGACAAGAGCGGTGGTTCGTCCAAATCAAACACGCCTCTCTCTTCATCTCCCGCTAACTCTGACCACTCCTCCAAACCCCCCACACCTCCGCCCGTGGAATGA